In Actinomycetes bacterium, the DNA window CGCCGCCCCAGGAAGATCAAGGTGACCGACCCGCTCCCGTCGTACAGCTCGGCCTCCAGGGCGGGGACACCGCCGCGAGGGCGCAGCATCATGCTCCGCACGGTGCCCGCCACCGTCGTGCGCTCGCCGACCTGGCTCTCGCCGATGGGCGTGGCGCCGCTGGCCCGGTGCTCCTCGCGCAGCTCACGGTCGTGCAGCTCCTGGCTGGTGGTGGTGAACCGGGACAGCGCGCGACGCAGCCGGCCGGGCGACGCGTCGGGCCCGACCTCTGCCGCCCCGG includes these proteins:
- a CDS encoding OB-fold nucleic acid binding domain-containing protein → MAQDATGGPAGAAEVGPDASPGRLRRALSRFTTTSQELHDRELREEHRASGATPIGESQVGERTTVAGTVRSMMLRPRGGVPALEAELYDGSGSVTLIFLGRRQIQGIDCGRRMTASGRVTSVAGRPVIFNPSYELRP